One Chryseobacterium sp. StRB126 genomic region harbors:
- a CDS encoding AAA family ATPase, producing MSFKIIAVRPLEGCDPNILKNLTTNQFYFFDNNYSIDLNGDFIRKRNGNSLPQNFFYDLEPSVDSTLKYVNIQGLVGKNGEGKSSLIELLIRILNNFFKTYGIGEVTEKLVFIKNLHADLYYLKDDSIYRIYINSINENSSSGDFNIVVRFYQDTKLIYNSEKTSKNIIEDNMIVLQNLFFTMYINYSIYGLDEIDYIKESLINAEFLDKNDFFTPQNESWLSQIFHKNDGYQTPLVLHPFRDRGQIDVRNEKYLMDQRYLSLLLENENIYDKITEDLIVDKLSLLLKPDSLENYVRDFYFRYGQIDELEGYGEYSLYHLQKMNDNSSLSLLIHQYADFLSDNRNLLLIFQKTIKNNRVNTLTDLNKINLTLIAKVLNIKVDLENDVSFEEIELNVKSFLEHINWFPDDVLIIDKIEYILSETRGFNFQTYNLFQTLCIYYNFWKRYFSFEPLEKISNSDILKERLFNYCLIKSFKTLNYPKYKQPLSDSIDNFMEKFALKETTINKHIKFLVELEADDSHITLKLRQSIRLLKMYFDNEGKPNELLSFYERYLSSNIGSFELEILSKLINQTSQHIRVDKLLLLPPRIFDVEIFLKTNDEKQKDISIRKLSSGEYQKICIISSIIYHLKNLDSVIPIDKDLELDKPAIYNFENINVILDEIELYFHPEFQRQFIRQLITNLKNTKFKRIKSINFLFVTHSPFILSDIPKNNVLFLEKGNPVFPMTENTFASNIHTLLQHGFFLNSVPIGEFAKNKINYLFKVLHEGNIADHNGNDIYEEILIVSEPFIKGQLLKLYNDLSSKSKNLELEKIVKDLRDEINTLKEKLND from the coding sequence ATGAGTTTCAAAATTATAGCAGTTCGTCCTTTAGAAGGGTGTGACCCCAATATTTTAAAAAATTTAACTACAAATCAATTTTACTTTTTTGATAATAATTACAGCATAGATTTAAATGGTGATTTTATAAGAAAAAGAAACGGTAATTCTTTGCCACAAAATTTTTTTTATGATTTAGAACCGTCTGTTGATTCAACATTAAAATATGTGAATATCCAAGGTTTAGTAGGTAAAAATGGTGAAGGGAAAAGTAGTCTGATAGAGCTTTTGATAAGAATTTTAAATAATTTTTTCAAAACTTATGGAATTGGTGAAGTGACAGAAAAGCTAGTTTTTATAAAAAATTTGCATGCTGATTTATATTACTTAAAAGATGATTCTATTTATAGAATTTATATAAATTCTATAAATGAAAACTCTTCTTCTGGAGATTTTAATATTGTTGTGAGATTTTATCAGGATACAAAATTGATATATAACTCAGAAAAAACATCTAAAAACATTATTGAAGATAATATGATTGTTCTTCAGAACTTATTTTTTACGATGTATATAAACTATTCAATTTATGGATTAGATGAAATTGACTATATTAAAGAGAGTTTAATTAATGCTGAGTTTTTAGATAAAAACGATTTCTTTACTCCACAAAATGAATCTTGGTTGAGTCAAATTTTTCATAAAAATGACGGTTATCAAACTCCTCTTGTCTTACATCCATTTAGAGATAGAGGACAAATAGATGTAAGAAATGAAAAATATTTGATGGATCAAAGATATTTATCTTTACTTCTAGAAAACGAAAATATATATGATAAAATTACTGAAGATTTAATAGTTGACAAATTATCTCTTTTATTAAAGCCAGATTCATTAGAAAATTATGTTCGTGATTTTTATTTTAGATATGGACAGATTGATGAATTAGAAGGGTATGGTGAATATTCATTATATCATTTACAAAAAATGAATGATAATTCTTCTTTGAGTTTGTTAATCCATCAATATGCTGATTTTTTGAGTGATAATAGAAATTTACTTTTAATATTTCAAAAAACTATTAAGAATAATAGAGTAAATACATTAACAGACCTCAATAAAATAAATTTAACTCTTATTGCTAAGGTATTGAATATTAAAGTAGACCTTGAAAACGATGTAAGTTTCGAAGAAATTGAATTAAACGTTAAAAGTTTTTTAGAACATATCAATTGGTTCCCAGATGATGTTTTAATTATAGACAAAATTGAATATATATTATCAGAAACAAGAGGGTTTAATTTTCAAACTTATAACTTATTTCAAACGCTTTGTATTTACTATAATTTTTGGAAAAGATATTTCTCTTTTGAACCTTTAGAAAAAATATCAAATAGTGATATTTTAAAAGAACGTTTATTTAATTACTGCTTAATAAAAAGTTTTAAGACATTAAATTATCCTAAATATAAACAACCTTTATCTGATTCAATCGATAATTTTATGGAGAAATTTGCTTTAAAAGAAACAACTATTAATAAACATATTAAATTTTTGGTAGAATTAGAGGCTGATGATTCTCACATTACATTAAAGCTTCGTCAATCTATTAGATTACTTAAAATGTATTTTGATAACGAAGGAAAACCTAATGAGTTATTATCATTTTATGAGAGATATTTGAGCTCTAATATTGGAAGTTTTGAATTGGAAATTTTAAGTAAATTGATTAATCAAACTTCACAGCATATAAGAGTTGACAAATTATTACTATTACCACCTAGAATTTTTGATGTAGAAATTTTCTTAAAAACAAATGATGAAAAACAAAAAGATATTTCTATAAGAAAGCTGAGCTCTGGTGAGTATCAAAAAATTTGTATAATAAGTTCGATTATTTACCATTTAAAAAACCTTGACTCTGTAATTCCAATTGATAAAGATTTAGAATTGGATAAACCAGCCATATATAATTTTGAAAATATTAATGTAATTCTTGATGAGATCGAATTGTATTTTCATCCTGAATTTCAAAGACAATTTATTAGGCAATTAATAACTAATTTAAAGAATACTAAATTTAAGCGAATTAAATCTATAAACTTCTTATTTGTTACTCATTCTCCATTTATTCTTTCTGATATTCCTAAAAATAATGTTCTTTTTTTAGAAAAGGGTAATCCTGTATTTCCGATGACAGAAAATACATTTGCATCAAATATTCATACATTATTGCAACATGGTTTTTTTCTAAATTCAGTTCCCATTGGTGAATTTGCAAAAAACAAAATTAATTATTTATTTAAGGTTCTACATGAGGGTAACATTGCGGATCATAACGGGAATGATATTTATGAAGAGATTCTTATTGTAAGTGAACCTTTTATCAAGGGACAATTACTTAAATTATATAATGATCTAAGTTCAAAATCTAAAAACTTAGAACTTGAAAAAATTGTAAAAGATCTTAGAGACGAAATAAATACACTAAAAGAAAAGCTAAATGATTAG
- a CDS encoding MBL fold metallo-hydrolase gives MKLKFLGTGTSQGVPVIGCTCEVCISENPKDKRLRSSVMVTTDENKKILIDCGPDFRQQMLTNHEHTVDLALITHEHNDHVIGLDDMRPLIFKSGKDVPLYCYSRVAHEIKNRFPYAFADVRYPGAPAFELHEIENKPFQVLDTEITPIEVIHFKISVFGYKFKNLAYITDAGFISDTEKEKLKNLDVLILNCIRKFDPHPAHFILPDVIKLFEELKPKKLFLTHISHHLGLHDIEDKLLPTGMHLAYDGLEINF, from the coding sequence ATGAAGTTGAAATTTTTAGGAACCGGCACTTCCCAGGGTGTGCCTGTTATTGGCTGCACCTGCGAGGTGTGTATTTCCGAAAATCCAAAAGACAAACGTCTTCGCTCTTCTGTGATGGTAACTACGGATGAAAATAAAAAAATACTCATAGATTGCGGTCCGGATTTCCGGCAACAAATGCTTACCAACCACGAACATACTGTAGATCTCGCACTGATTACTCATGAACACAATGATCATGTGATTGGACTTGATGATATGCGTCCGCTTATTTTTAAAAGCGGAAAAGATGTTCCACTTTATTGTTATTCAAGAGTTGCCCATGAGATTAAAAACCGTTTTCCTTACGCTTTTGCAGATGTAAGGTATCCCGGTGCTCCGGCTTTCGAGCTTCATGAAATTGAAAATAAACCTTTTCAGGTATTGGATACAGAGATCACTCCAATTGAAGTGATTCACTTTAAAATAAGTGTTTTTGGATATAAATTTAAAAATCTGGCTTATATTACAGATGCAGGCTTTATTTCTGATACGGAAAAGGAAAAATTAAAGAATCTGGATGTATTGATTTTAAATTGCATCAGAAAATTTGATCCGCATCCGGCTCATTTTATCCTTCCCGATGTTATCAAACTGTTTGAAGAGCTAAAACCTAAAAAATTATTTTTAACTCACATTAGCCATCATTTAGGCCTGCATGATATTGAAGATAAACTACTTCCAACCGGAATGCACCTTGCCTACGATGGTTTGGAGATAAATTTTTAA
- a CDS encoding glycosyltransferase family 2 protein yields the protein MKISVIIPVYNAEKYITIAVNSVLQLEEVYEIILIEDNSPDNALKVCKEIAAKYEKVKLYQHPDEKNHGAGQSRNLGIQKSTGDFIAFLDADDYFLSNRFSAEKELFKNPNIDGVYGALGVHYYSEKAKKQYYQLFGDRLTTVYRKHKPKDVFRGQLNMLGTFGLFTIDTLTIRKESLLKMETLFKTLLLHEDTEFFFRLSYYLDLYPGIIDEAVAMRGVHEHNRITRVDNHEVNPAFSRSLLWKEVDSWLQNEDNVSEDIKIHVKRMFRSYEIAKAPVLKKWGMIIKYFFTDYKSIRSGLYNINFRHYLFPLPKFRAALKNRKE from the coding sequence ATGAAAATTTCCGTTATTATTCCAGTTTACAATGCAGAAAAGTATATTACAATTGCAGTAAATTCTGTTTTACAGCTTGAAGAAGTTTATGAGATTATACTTATTGAAGATAATTCACCTGATAATGCTTTAAAAGTTTGTAAGGAAATAGCAGCAAAATATGAAAAAGTGAAGCTTTATCAACATCCAGATGAAAAAAATCATGGGGCGGGACAAAGTAGAAATTTGGGAATTCAAAAATCGACAGGTGATTTTATAGCATTTCTAGATGCAGATGATTATTTTCTTTCTAATAGATTTAGTGCTGAAAAAGAACTTTTTAAAAACCCTAATATTGATGGGGTATATGGTGCACTTGGAGTACATTATTATTCTGAAAAAGCGAAAAAACAGTATTATCAGCTATTCGGAGACCGCTTAACTACAGTTTATAGAAAACATAAACCAAAAGATGTTTTTCGGGGACAACTTAATATGCTTGGAACTTTTGGACTTTTTACTATTGATACTCTTACAATCCGGAAAGAATCATTGTTGAAAATGGAGACTTTATTTAAGACTTTGTTATTGCATGAAGATACAGAGTTTTTTTTTCGTTTATCATATTATTTGGATCTTTATCCAGGAATTATTGATGAAGCTGTTGCCATGAGAGGAGTGCATGAGCATAACAGAATAACGAGGGTTGACAATCATGAGGTTAATCCGGCGTTTTCAAGATCATTATTATGGAAGGAAGTAGATTCTTGGCTGCAAAATGAAGATAATGTTTCTGAAGATATAAAAATTCACGTTAAAAGAATGTTTCGTAGTTATGAAATTGCAAAGGCTCCGGTTTTAAAAAAATGGGGGATGATAATTAAATATTTTTTTACGGATTATAAAAGTATACGATCTGGTCTTTATAATATCAATTTCAGACATTATCTTTTTCCACTACCAAAATTTCGAGCTGCTTTAAAAAATAGGAAAGAGTAA
- a CDS encoding LysE family translocator — protein sequence MPNLIQFGTLDKNLINNNKMEIQLLVSFLCASVLLSLMPGPDNIFVLTESITKGKNNGIAISLGMSLGVLVHTTAAATGLSIIIQKSAMAFTVIKFIGAAYLFYLAFLSFKEKKSELNFMKKENDNEDVSYLIKKGFLMNALNPKVALFFIAFLPQFITKTGFNITVQMFILGIIFALQVFFVFYIISILSGRLTKYVKNPKFWNITKWSKGVILSALGMVLLFSRK from the coding sequence ATGCCGAATTTGATCCAATTTGGGACTTTGGATAAAAATTTAATAAATAATAATAAAATGGAAATACAATTGTTAGTTTCTTTTCTATGTGCATCAGTATTGTTATCTCTAATGCCAGGACCTGATAACATATTCGTCTTAACCGAAAGTATTACAAAAGGTAAAAATAATGGTATAGCCATCTCATTGGGGATGTCTTTGGGGGTCTTGGTTCACACTACGGCGGCAGCTACCGGTTTGTCTATAATAATTCAAAAATCTGCGATGGCTTTTACAGTTATTAAATTTATAGGGGCTGCTTATCTGTTTTATTTGGCTTTTCTTTCTTTTAAAGAAAAAAAAAGTGAATTAAATTTCATGAAAAAAGAGAATGATAATGAAGATGTTTCTTATCTTATAAAAAAAGGCTTTTTAATGAATGCTTTAAATCCTAAAGTTGCGTTATTTTTTATTGCATTCTTACCTCAGTTTATAACTAAAACAGGATTTAATATTACTGTACAAATGTTCATTTTAGGTATCATTTTTGCGCTGCAAGTTTTTTTTGTTTTTTATATAATCTCTATATTATCAGGTAGATTAACGAAATATGTTAAAAATCCTAAGTTCTGGAATATTACGAAATGGAGTAAGGGAGTTATTCTTTCCGCATTAGGTATGGTTTTACTTTTTTCAAGAAAATAG
- a CDS encoding nicotinate-nucleotide adenylyltransferase — MYQKLTPKQKALTINLDPTIYGTFAEIGAGQETVRHFFRAGGASGTIAKAMSAYDKDFSDAIYGKEVKNRYVTQNRLRKMLRYEVALIEERISRDNNPDRKFFSYANTVTTINFDKTVKGHGWVGIRFQTKENEDYNEIVIHVKFNENDATLQQETLGNLGVNLIFGAFNYFDNPRTLVESLYDDVAKDNLEIDMIDFSGPAFEYVDNRLMSLQLVKNGMTDAVIFNSQGNNMLPADVLYKKNIFAVRGSFRPVTKVNIDMLQNGMDMFLKDAICTHEETEVLIEITISNLRADGDIDERDFLDRVDILGKLGYTVIISNFSEYYRLIDYFASYTSGNIGVAMGVNNLLMVFDEKYYQNLSGGILEAFGKFFRNGMRVYLYPYKDPETHQLLNSTNLKVEENLKELYKYFMRNNRIVDITNYNPEFLEIYSREILRKIACCIKGWETQVPEGVAEMIKERGMFGYKEELPLKQFS; from the coding sequence ATGTATCAGAAACTAACTCCTAAACAAAAAGCATTAACAATTAATCTAGATCCTACTATTTATGGTACTTTCGCAGAAATTGGAGCAGGGCAGGAGACTGTTCGTCACTTTTTTAGAGCAGGGGGAGCTTCCGGTACGATTGCTAAGGCGATGTCTGCTTACGACAAAGATTTTAGTGATGCCATCTACGGGAAAGAAGTAAAAAACAGGTATGTTACCCAAAACAGACTTCGTAAAATGCTCCGCTATGAAGTAGCATTAATCGAAGAGAGAATTTCAAGGGATAACAATCCGGACAGAAAATTCTTTTCCTATGCCAATACAGTAACTACCATCAACTTCGACAAAACAGTAAAAGGCCACGGCTGGGTCGGAATCCGTTTTCAGACTAAAGAAAATGAAGATTATAATGAGATCGTTATCCATGTGAAATTCAATGAGAATGATGCTACTTTGCAACAGGAAACACTGGGGAATCTTGGAGTAAACCTTATTTTCGGAGCTTTTAATTACTTTGATAATCCAAGAACTTTAGTAGAATCTTTATACGATGATGTGGCAAAGGACAACCTTGAAATTGATATGATCGATTTCAGTGGTCCTGCTTTTGAATATGTAGACAACAGACTGATGTCTCTTCAGTTAGTGAAAAATGGTATGACTGATGCTGTGATCTTCAACTCTCAAGGTAATAATATGCTTCCGGCAGATGTTTTATACAAAAAAAATATCTTTGCGGTAAGAGGAAGTTTCAGACCTGTAACGAAGGTTAATATTGATATGCTTCAGAACGGAATGGATATGTTCCTGAAAGATGCCATCTGTACCCATGAAGAAACAGAAGTTCTTATTGAAATTACCATTTCCAATCTGAGAGCAGACGGAGATATTGATGAAAGAGACTTTCTGGATAGAGTAGATATTCTGGGCAAATTAGGATATACCGTTATTATTTCAAACTTCTCGGAATACTATAGACTGATTGATTATTTTGCGTCTTACACAAGTGGAAATATCGGAGTTGCAATGGGAGTTAACAACCTATTGATGGTATTTGATGAGAAATATTATCAAAATCTTTCTGGAGGAATTCTTGAAGCATTCGGTAAGTTTTTCCGAAACGGAATGAGAGTGTATCTGTATCCTTACAAAGATCCTGAAACTCATCAGCTATTGAATTCTACCAATCTTAAAGTAGAAGAAAATCTTAAAGAATTGTATAAATATTTCATGCGAAACAATCGTATTGTAGATATTACGAATTACAATCCTGAGTTTTTGGAAATCTACTCAAGAGAGATTTTAAGAAAAATAGCATGTTGCATTAAAGGCTGGGAAACTCAGGTTCCGGAAGGTGTAGCAGAAATGATTAAAGAGCGTGGAATGTTTGGCTATAAAGAAGAACTTCCTTTAAAACAATTCTCTTAA
- a CDS encoding DNA adenine methylase encodes MSKIRLPVTRYYGSKRKLVERIWNEIERKELIFDSVLDIFGGTGLFSYYAKCKSKQVIYNDIFRFNSIIGKKLIQQSSNELTLERARNMLLPIEGVIYRNVITENFTGIYFTDEENHQIDIFIQNINFLENENLQASAYYILFQSCIIKRPYNLFHRNNLNMRLNYKKGNFGNKKTWERSFSELFERFINELDEFCFDNGEENISLNSSALQCNAQANLLYIDPPYFTSGSNTTYHSKYHFLEGLAHYDEIQKNIDHNKKNKEITINKSLEFESKTTFLNDLQQLLLNHTDSHIVISYRNNGVPSIEDMAELLRSINNNFEVSVIDLGNYGYALNRNNINNNEVLIIAKNILL; translated from the coding sequence ATGTCCAAAATAAGACTTCCGGTCACTAGATATTACGGTTCAAAAAGAAAACTGGTTGAAAGAATTTGGAATGAAATAGAAAGAAAAGAACTAATATTTGATTCCGTTTTAGACATCTTTGGAGGAACAGGTTTATTTTCCTATTACGCTAAATGTAAAAGTAAACAGGTAATTTATAATGATATTTTTAGATTTAACTCAATAATTGGTAAAAAGCTTATACAGCAAAGCTCTAATGAGCTTACATTAGAAAGAGCTAGAAATATGCTACTTCCAATTGAAGGAGTTATTTACCGAAATGTAATAACAGAAAATTTCACAGGAATATATTTTACCGATGAAGAAAATCATCAAATAGATATTTTTATTCAAAATATTAATTTTTTAGAAAACGAAAATTTACAGGCTAGTGCTTATTATATACTTTTCCAATCATGTATTATAAAAAGACCATATAATTTGTTTCATAGAAATAATTTGAATATGAGATTAAATTATAAGAAAGGAAATTTTGGTAATAAAAAGACTTGGGAAAGATCATTTTCAGAGCTATTTGAAAGATTCATAAATGAGTTAGATGAATTTTGTTTTGACAATGGAGAAGAAAATATTTCCCTAAATTCAAGTGCCCTTCAATGTAACGCTCAGGCAAATTTGTTATATATTGATCCCCCTTACTTCACATCTGGTTCAAATACTACTTATCATAGTAAGTATCATTTTTTAGAAGGTTTGGCGCACTATGATGAAATACAAAAAAATATTGATCATAATAAGAAAAATAAAGAAATTACTATTAATAAATCTTTAGAATTTGAAAGCAAAACTACTTTTCTAAATGACCTGCAACAACTTCTTTTAAATCATACTGATTCTCATATAGTTATTTCGTACAGAAACAATGGTGTTCCTAGTATTGAAGACATGGCTGAGTTACTTAGAAGCATTAATAATAATTTCGAAGTTTCAGTTATTGATTTAGGTAACTATGGATATGCTTTAAATAGGAATAATATTAATAATAACGAGGTATTAATAATCGCTAAGAATATATTACTATAA
- a CDS encoding tetratricopeptide repeat protein has translation MINIVKDKNIYVDKGSKEVLRICTEIYYRSKEIDYLKGMIEANLKMAEVYLNEQDYKSALEKIIAGKNLAQQENDFYSLSLFFIQEGTVYSESGYPKKSKEAIESSLNLLKEIPDNRAHLIKSLAYRIQATNSKINQTDSVLTYLYKGYSEIKKLNNDNPYKNQFLGFFAKEIGQEYYAKHDYSKSEAYLNDFKKAMDHEKDQSDFIYYYTIKGNIENKKGNYLKALEYFDKSITLIREYKIYNLMLKEIYSGKAESYSGLHNYKNQTLYAIKAQKITDSINKIDKKILDNTTDIKDKIDMTTVDNHKKNKYLVGALILITGTVFYIFYTLRKKNIKKELQNIEEPEHSDTIFSKNKKPETEVENLKELIKLAKSNDESFFTRFSEVFPDFNQQLLQINPQLIRSDLEYCALIKLKFDTKEIARYKKVSINSVVSKKYRIRKKLNISTDENIYTWMLNIV, from the coding sequence ATGATAAATATCGTAAAAGATAAAAATATATATGTTGATAAAGGAAGCAAAGAGGTCTTACGAATTTGTACGGAAATTTATTATCGGTCTAAAGAGATTGATTACCTTAAGGGAATGATTGAAGCCAATTTAAAAATGGCAGAAGTATATCTTAATGAACAGGACTATAAAAGTGCATTAGAAAAAATTATAGCTGGTAAAAATTTAGCTCAACAAGAGAATGACTTTTATTCATTATCTTTATTCTTCATACAGGAAGGAACTGTATATTCTGAATCCGGTTATCCAAAAAAGTCCAAGGAAGCTATTGAAAGCTCTTTAAATCTTCTAAAGGAGATACCTGACAATAGGGCTCACCTGATAAAATCCCTTGCTTATAGAATTCAAGCTACAAACAGCAAAATTAATCAAACAGATTCCGTATTGACATATTTATATAAGGGTTATTCTGAAATAAAAAAATTAAATAATGATAATCCCTATAAAAATCAGTTCTTAGGATTTTTTGCAAAGGAAATAGGACAAGAATATTATGCAAAACATGATTATTCAAAATCAGAGGCTTATTTGAATGATTTTAAAAAGGCAATGGATCATGAAAAAGATCAATCAGATTTCATATACTATTATACAATTAAGGGAAATATAGAAAATAAAAAAGGAAACTATTTAAAAGCTCTCGAGTATTTTGATAAATCAATAACACTTATTCGCGAGTATAAGATTTATAATCTCATGCTCAAAGAAATATATTCTGGAAAAGCAGAATCTTATTCTGGGCTTCATAATTATAAAAACCAAACTCTATATGCTATAAAAGCTCAAAAAATAACAGATAGTATTAATAAAATTGACAAAAAAATACTGGATAATACAACTGATATAAAAGACAAAATTGATATGACTACAGTAGATAATCATAAGAAAAACAAATATCTTGTTGGAGCATTAATCCTCATCACAGGGACAGTATTTTATATATTCTATACACTCCGTAAAAAAAATATAAAAAAAGAGCTTCAGAATATTGAAGAACCTGAGCATTCCGATACGATCTTCAGTAAGAATAAAAAGCCTGAAACAGAAGTTGAGAATCTAAAGGAACTTATAAAATTAGCAAAAAGCAATGATGAATCTTTTTTTACCAGATTCTCGGAAGTATTCCCTGATTTCAATCAACAATTACTACAAATAAATCCTCAATTGATCCGATCTGATCTGGAATATTGTGCACTTATCAAATTGAAATTTGATACAAAGGAAATAGCACGATATAAAAAAGTATCCATCAATTCTGTAGTGAGCAAAAAATACAGAATAAGGAAAAAATTGAATATCTCTACTGATGAAAACATCTACACATGGATGTTGAATATTGTATAA
- a CDS encoding T9SS type A sorting domain-containing protein — MWLLQIIIYNSDGKMIKKSNVKGNSVLIDNLPEGIYFIKIEDCINKFIVK; from the coding sequence TTGTGGCTATTACAGATTATTATTTATAATAGTGATGGCAAAATGATTAAAAAGTCCAATGTTAAGGGGAATTCAGTATTAATTGATAATCTTCCAGAGGGAATATATTTTATTAAGATAGAGGATTGTATAAATAAATTTATAGTTAAATAA
- a CDS encoding transposase translates to MTLDLKNIHIGILIKQRIEEVKMNIDRICKYMNYTEQELTIALDEKNLTSDIILKFSILLEYDFFRIYSHYLILYSPPAKNNKEVTAKSSLPQFRKNLYTQEIIYFILDLINSGKKSKQQVIDEYRIPKTTLYKWISKYNNKVS, encoded by the coding sequence ATGACCCTCGATTTAAAAAACATTCACATTGGAATTCTCATCAAGCAAAGGATTGAAGAGGTGAAGATGAATATTGATCGTATTTGCAAATACATGAATTATACGGAACAAGAACTAACAATAGCTCTTGATGAAAAAAATTTGACCAGCGACATTATTTTAAAATTCAGTATTTTACTTGAGTATGATTTTTTCAGAATTTATTCTCATTATTTAATACTGTACTCTCCCCCTGCCAAAAACAATAAAGAAGTCACCGCAAAATCTTCATTGCCACAATTTAGAAAAAACCTTTATACACAAGAAATTATATATTTTATTCTTGATCTCATAAATTCAGGAAAAAAAAGTAAACAGCAAGTAATTGATGAATATAGAATTCCAAAAACGACACTGTATAAATGGATTAGTAAGTATAATAACAAAGTCAGTTAG
- a CDS encoding IS481 family transposase, translating into MTTQQKIIKNKLGVLELAQHLGNVSKACKVMGYSRDSFYRFKELYEQGGELALQEISRRKPVLKNRVDEVIEKAVVDIAIENPALGQLRVSNELKKKGLIVSPGGVRGIWLRHDLHTFKLRLKALEAKSAQDGIVLTESQLSALERAKEEKKAHGEIETHHPGYLGAQDTYYVGNIKGVGHIYQQTFIDTYSKVVFAKLYDRKNALIAADMLNDQVVPFFEQQELRLLRILTDRGTEYCGIREQHEYQLYLAIEDIDHTKTKAKSPQTNGICERFHRTIQEEFYAIAFRKKIYRSIEELQLDLNSWLSYYNNERTHTGKHCYGKTPMQTFLDSKPIAKEKLLETLAEEQKILTFGSKDNIG; encoded by the coding sequence ATGACAACACAACAAAAAATCATCAAAAACAAGTTAGGTGTACTTGAATTAGCACAACATTTAGGAAATGTATCCAAAGCTTGTAAAGTAATGGGCTATTCCCGAGACAGTTTTTATCGATTCAAAGAACTGTATGAGCAAGGAGGTGAATTAGCATTACAGGAAATCTCCAGAAGAAAGCCAGTATTAAAGAATCGTGTAGATGAAGTTATTGAAAAGGCTGTTGTTGATATAGCCATTGAAAACCCTGCTTTGGGGCAGCTTAGAGTGAGTAATGAACTTAAAAAGAAAGGGTTGATCGTATCCCCAGGCGGGGTCAGAGGTATTTGGTTAAGACACGATCTACATACGTTTAAACTAAGATTAAAAGCCTTGGAAGCCAAATCCGCTCAAGATGGTATAGTCCTTACTGAATCTCAACTTTCAGCACTAGAAAGAGCCAAGGAGGAGAAAAAAGCTCATGGAGAAATTGAAACTCATCATCCTGGATATTTAGGAGCTCAAGACACTTATTATGTAGGCAATATCAAAGGAGTTGGACATATTTATCAGCAAACTTTTATTGACACGTATTCTAAAGTAGTATTTGCAAAGCTATATGACCGTAAAAATGCTCTTATTGCTGCTGACATGCTTAATGATCAGGTAGTTCCGTTCTTTGAGCAACAGGAACTTCGTTTACTCAGAATTTTAACAGACAGAGGAACGGAATACTGTGGAATAAGAGAACAGCATGAATACCAGCTTTATTTAGCCATTGAAGATATTGATCACACGAAGACCAAGGCTAAAAGCCCTCAGACCAACGGCATTTGTGAACGTTTTCACAGGACAATACAGGAAGAGTTTTATGCCATAGCTTTCAGAAAGAAAATTTACAGAAGTATTGAAGAGCTGCAATTAGACTTAAACAGCTGGCTGTCGTATTACAATAATGAAAGAACGCATACAGGAAAACATTGTTACGGTAAAACACCGATGCAGACGTTTTTGGATAGTAAACCTATTGCAAAAGAGAAATTATTGGAAACTCTTGCAGAGGAACAAAAAATCCTTACTTTTGGAAGTAAGGATAATATTGGATAA
- a CDS encoding JAB domain-containing protein, giving the protein MIFTTVHNHPSGNLTPSREDINITQKILSTH; this is encoded by the coding sequence TTGATTTTTACAACAGTCCACAACCATCCTTCCGGAAACCTGACACCTTCACGTGAGGACATCAATATTACACAGAAAATATTGTCCACTCATTAA